Part of the Arachis hypogaea cultivar Tifrunner chromosome 6, arahy.Tifrunner.gnm2.J5K5, whole genome shotgun sequence genome, TTCTTTTTCTTATGcctctccttcttctctttcttttttaccAACTAAAATTtctagttattaaaattattggcccaacttaattaaattttattaccaaAATAACTTgtcatatatcaaaattaaacactTTAATTAATAACTCAAAAAAGGAATGGTGATCTAATAGTGTGGGGAACAAAATTTCCATAACCCCGCGTAACTGAGCCATGCCGGTGTTCCTTTTGAAAGTTAAAGGTTAGAAATTGGAACTGGAGGCAAAGCTAATCACGTTTCTGTCTTTGTAAACATTTAATATCATAGGAAAATTTAGTCTTCTGAAACTTCTTGGAAAAGTGTTCTTGTTAATTACCAAGAATCTTCCTTTCTGTTTTGTGGCTAATCTATAATCGGCGAAGGTTTGTGATgcttaagaaaagaaaagagaaacaatGTTTATCCtattcttttaatatatatatggaACAAAAATATAATCTTTACAAGATTAAAACTAGatattagattattattattaagtctCCCCTTTTTTTGTATGATTCAGGTTCATCCCAAACAAAGATTTGCAACTCTCTTTGAATTCAGTAAAGAGAGGATAGTAGTAAAATAAGATGGTGGGAGATTAACTAATACAACTGAGTTAAGCTTGTATTATGTTTAAGTCATTGGAGTCACAACTAAATATGTGCAATTACTTTAGTGTagtaattatcttttaattaaattgGACTCTGGTAAACTAGAGTATCCAAATGTTTGCACCTTCCTGTGACATGCCTTCTTTCTGCCATTTGGTTCACTACTCATACTCTTTCCATGGGAAGGAAGAGTAGGAAGATGGGAGGAAAATGCATGCTTCAAAGTTTAAAGGAATCAATGGCTGAGAGTTCTTAAAGTCAAGGTTCAAGAGTCTTAAGCTGCAGGATTTTTTACAGCATATACTAACCCTGCACTGCCAGCTCCACTTCTTAAATTGAAGAGTAATGTTAGTTACTAACATAGAAAGTTCTATTTGTGGAAAGTAGTTAGAAACTTCTAGCAGTTAATTAAGTTCTATAATCATTTGACTTGAATGGCAATAGAAGTAGAGCAAATAAGGCTTATTTTGAATAAGTAAAAAGCAAATCTAAGATTAATCTGTGTTCAATATTTACAGGAGTAGCAACAGAATGATTATTAAATTGACCATGGACAATCATGCATATATAATATGTAATTGATTTTACagacaagaagaagaaatattaCATTGATAACTTGACACTTTAATGTACAGGAGGACCACATCTTACAGGTCACTTctctgctttcttttttttttttttgggttatatATTCATTGCagttgaagttgaagaaattaaagattcaAGACTAAGACTAAGCATATCTAGGGAACTTATATCCTAGACATTTTTACACATATTCTACCTAGAAACCAAACTAGGAATCTAATACTTAAAGTCACAGTAATACAGCTCTGCATTCTTTCTGGCAGCTGCATATTTTTTAACTGATATGACCCATTTGATAGCATTCCCAATTTTAAACCACACTGCTTTAGTTTTCCCACTGTTTGATATATCCCCACTGGAATTCAGAAAAGTAGAATGACTTGTAAATTCTGCTTCATCAGAAGAACCAAATAAATAGCCATTTTGGTCCCCCCATTGTGCTGTGTAAGGTGAACAAGAACAATCATTTGTGAATTGAATCTCTGAACTGCAATTATCAGCTGAATAACCACCTTGCACAACTGGAATATGTGACAATCCATTAAGTTGCCAACTATTCCCTTCAGTGAACATTCCAGAGAAGAATTCACCTCCTGTATAACCGTTCTGCAGCATTTCACATGTTTCTGGCAGTGGATCTTCATAAACTTGGTAACTTGGCACTTCCTCATCAATAAATGAAGAAGAGGTGCAGGGTTGTGTAGAATCTAGCCATGTTTCTTCTTGACCTGCCATGACTTGGTCTGGAACATCAGATTGACCTGTTCTTGGACATGCCACTGGTGTGAAGCAGCTCAATGAAGAAGtgtcatcaactgatttcaaatTATTAACATTCTTGTATGCTTGCTGCTTCATGGTTTCCACCAAATTCTGCAAATGAAGGATTGACTTAATCATTTCTGCCCCAGAAAAAAATGttctttaaaattatatgtaGCAGACAATTCAGAATAGAATCTAAATGCATACCTTCTCCTTTGGAGTGAGTGCATCAGGTGAACAATAATTTTGCCCGTCGAATACTCCTACAAGGATGTAGATGGAATTGAATAGCAGGACTATAGGTTGTTGTGTCGCGCGATAGCTATAGAGCTTGTGATCATTTATCACACAAGTCTTGGCATGGTTCATAATTGCTGTCCATGACTTAATTGGAATGCTGCCACACTTCTGCACCTCAATGAAAAATTCATTAGTATTTTATGACATTCCAGtcataagaaaataaaaagaaacaagatTTATTACCACATATAATGAAGATGGGTCGGTTGTGTATAGCTGCAGGAGATCCTTAACAGTGTGAATTCCATGGGAAGAGAGCCGCTTGTGGATTTTTCCTTCCTTTGCAATTTTCTCCAAACGCCATACATCATCATTCAAGTATGGAGGGTAGTGTTTCTTGTAAGCTACAACAAAAGACATCACAATATCACATGTCAGTTTGTGCACAATGATCACAGATGAAATAATTGTTCGGTTTTAAGACTCACATTCTCCGCGATTATCTTTGACGACGAAAGGTTCACTTGAACCTTCCTTTATGCTTGCTCCAGAGGAAGTTGGTTCAACAACTTTGGCTCCTAATCTGAACTTTCTGCTTCTCAACCATCTTGAATTATCAGTTAAGGTAAGTTTAGAGACAGAACCAATCCCATTCTTGAGAGTAATAAACCTATCTCCAGTCAACAATGGACCTTTACCATCTCTTTGGCGTAAGATACTGCCATTGAACTCCCCTTGAGTCCAATCCTCACTGCAATTCGAACCAAACTCGCCATCGAGGACACAAATCTCTATCCTGATGGAGGATAAGGGACCTTCACTGACTATAGTCTGAGATGTAACATCAAATAGAGCAATTTGAAGGGGTGATTCATCCTCTGCTATTATATTAGAGAGTGTGAAAATTGTATCAGGCAACTTGTTGATAAAACACAGCTGAAAAGGTTTGGCTCCAGATGTGCCTGCGAGATTATGATTCACGGTTCCTCTGCACCAAAACAGAATATTAAACTAtatgttaataaattttaacaGTTAACACAATCTATTCATGTTTTATAGTCCAAACAAACCTTGGAGATAGGTGATGTTCCTGAATTATACGTTCCACCTCCTCTCGCACCTATTTGAGGAAATTAAAACAAGCTGTAAGAAAATTGAAAGCAAAGAAATGAGATAGAGAAAATAATGGATTCATTGATTTCTTAATACCACTCTTCGGAGGAAGGTTTCCACGTAGGAATTATGGCCATTGATCACATTTCTAAGGCCACTGCACAAACCAAATTTAGAGCTTAGTCACAGTGTCACACCCTTAATTACCAGAAATAAATAGTTGATGTTGAATACCTAATTGATGGTTGTTTTGTATGATCAGCGGTTCCCCAttttgatttctgaattggaATTTTAGCACCATTTCCTTCTTCCTGCTCCTGGGGAAATCTCCTATTTGATACCATCCaaattaaaattgtaaataaACAACAACAGAAATCAGAAAGATTCAGCCAAAGTGTAAGAGCTAAAAAAACAGGGGTAACTGGGTATATATAAGAATAAGAAACAAAAGGGGACATTGACCAACATGAATCTAGGAGCTAGGGAAGATACGAGGAAGCCACATTTTCACGTCATGTGCAGTTCACCAGTACAACACGTTAATCCTGAAAAGTCAAGTGCATTTTTGCGCTCAAAattcacagaaaataccaccttAACAAGTGAAATTATCACTTGATTAATAAATAGTACTAGTTAGTCATACAAGGAATcccaattaattaaataaataaacctCATCAAGAGAAGTTGTTACCACTTACCACTCCtagtaattaactaactaactaaacgcGTCTTTAATGGgagaaaaagatataaaaatgaaaaaagagtAGTGGCGATTGTGATTTGTCGAGTTAAGAAGTAGAGTTAGAATAACAAGACAAGGACAATGATTGTTGTGGGCGATACCACTTGACATGGATATTCAAGAAAACATGCATACACTTTTTTGGTTTCTTTTTCTGTCTTTTCCCCCTATGGAAGCGGACACGCGTTTTCAAGTTCGTGGCGAACTACGAAAAATAACGCGTTAGAATTCTCAACATTCACCACTCATCACACAAAATAAAGTAAACGTTTTTGTTTCTAACATTTTATTATCCACGGTTTGGGTTCCTCACAAAATTTCTAACCATCTTCTATGAAACATAAATTGATCAAATAACATTCTGATTTTCCAAAATGCATTATGGCTTAGTAATTGATTTTCCTataaaatctattatatattattaattttacaacaaaaatatgaCTCACCTCACTTTTTCattactattaaaattaatttttttttaaattaggaatTCTCTCATCATTCTTActaagtttataactaaaatatacCACATGTCATTTTCTCATTGTAActgaaatcaaatattttcttataaaattaAGGAATTCTCTCCTCTACTAATTTTATAACCAATATTTGtcacatgtcactctctcattataattgaaatcaaatattttcttctaaaattaaagaatttttccctcatccttactaattttacaaccaaaatgtgtcacgTGTTATtctctcattgcaattgaaatcaaatcttttcttccaaaatatcttccctcttcctttctctttctctctcatttctTCAACCACACtatttcttttatatatcattatcaatgactaatcatgaatttgacaatcaaaatgtacaatataatattttttaattgcattaaaattaaaattgaaatattgaaattgaaattgaaatatacctatattatgtatcatatattattatctaatttaataaccaaatatGTCACATAGCACTCTCTTATTAaatttgagagaaaatatttttctccaaaattaataaactccttttctaaattctctcatctacctttctctatttttctatttctctctaccattttcactctatatataatttatattttatattaataatttgacaaatcaaaatatgtcatccgatattttttattacaattaaaataaatttttttcttccaaaattaacaaactctcacttttatttttcatcttcatctttatctttctctttcttttctctcattctctatttcttctacttttctgctctacagaaaacaaaataaacaaaataatataattcaaataaaaaatattattagtattatatacatattttttaaattttttatttagttttaaatttttaccacttatctttttaatttatatttttatttctcttctttccaatatttattacatataatttggagagaatactaatgttataattaaaagttagaatcaaaattcaattgtttaaaaaaattaattttgagttaattttataactatcaatatatttttttatgctaatatctaattatatttttatatacatgagagaaaaaatattatttttaaataacaaatataaaaattaattatttctatttgtgcaacacacttaacacctaattaaatgaaaagtatacacgttaaattattttaaatttttggataacaaatactaaaattaattattaataaaaaattagacttttttatataaaaataataactaaaaatgttattatttgattttttatttactttggtTTTTTTAGATGAAGACTTTTGATTTGTCAACTTACaacttttttctttataaaaatagtttaattctATAAATCTTTTGTACCATACATAATCTATACTGTCTGGATAAAGTGAACTGTATAtacgtaattttaaaaaatactgataaaaatactaataaattttactaattaaaaatctacaaatatatttaataaagtaACACGAACGGTAGAAGATACAATTCATACAAATATTGTACTTGGAGGATTTGCATCTCGTGGAATTTGCCAACATGGTGGTAACAATGAAAAAGTCAAAGAAATTGAACTTGAATAAATCTACGATGCAAAATTTGGTTGATAATGTCAGCGTTTTCGACTCTATATTCTAGAATAgagcataaaattataaaaatttaatattgaaGATCAGCCAGAAATATATGAATATATGATTATATATGTACAATTTCCATTGCCGAGTACCGTATCCCCAGCTAGCTCTAGATTTTCTCCCAAAACTAATTTCTTGGAAAATACTTTGCTGGAAGATTACAGCGTAACTTCCCAATATATTATAACATGCATGGACATGTGGTTTAGGAttataaataaaatgttaaaaatgtTCATAGTCCAAACCGTCTAGTAGTCTTGTTTCCTCAAGAAAACTGTTATACGCAGTTCTTTATTAGTGTAGTTTTTACTTATGGTATTAGTATTACTAACAATTTTGACATCTTAAGCATTTCCTTCTTTGACACTTTTAGTAGGCATAGGCTATTCACCCGGAAGAATAATTTACTATCTTCTTTTGTAGTTAAAAGGAATTTATTATTGCTTtagttttttcacttttttgttCATTGATGTTTAATTTGTTGGGGTGCTACTTGTTATTTATGTTACGTTAGTTTAACCTAAATTTGGACACATTTATACGTTGAAGTATAGATAGCCGACTATGAGTGTAGTAAATTTGAGCcggttttttaaatttaaaaaaaaattaattttaaaaaatgtgccCACTAGTATTTGTGGTGGACACCAGTTTCTGATAATTCTTTTaactaattttagattttttttttatgtttttagatagttctattttatagattttagatgattttttaaatagttttagatatatttttttattttcaaaagttattattcaatatttttagatgtgtttgtcttgttaaattttaaatttttttaaaatgattttaaatttctttaattagtagtttttttttttctagttggcTTCACCTACCCCTAGTTGGATACTGGcaaaattgtcatatattattattCAGCAAGTTGTACGGAGATGAGGAAACAAATCAAAACAGCACCTTTAGTTACTTGTTACACTAACATCCACATCATTAATTAAGTtgctaaaaattttgaaaatttaatgatcAAACTGAGTACACTTGACATTTTTGTTGTATTTCAtaataatataaagaaaaaattcCACTCCTCTTCTCAGCGAGATATTAAAATGACTCTTCTTCTCTCTATTTTATATATGTACATTTATCTCTCTTTTAACTTTTACAAAACAtcatctttaatccattttaaattttttgtgttaactaatgttaactttatccattttttaagaaaaaataaattactttttaaaaaatacccattaacaaaaattttattttttatcattaaatttttttattaaaataccctttaataaattattcttttattgattaaattatatttttaaaaaaatttaaaaattatattattttttttaaatactcttcaataaatttttaattattaaattatatatataagtttaccaaaatttttgttaactattttttaatattttactattaatttttggatatctatatatattattttaacattaaataaaaaattttagtaagattatttttcaatatcaatatgcattaattgttatacatattaacagtgttaagattttttatttaatattaaaataatatatattgatataaaaaaattaatagtaaaatataaaaataattgttaacaaaaagtttggtaaataaaatcacaatttaataattaaaaaattattgaaaggtagtatctaaaaaaataatttaattattaattttttaaaattattttggtaaaaacacaatttaactaataaaaaaataatttattaaaaggtattttggtaaacaaaatttaacaataaaaaataaatttttgttaacaggtatttttttaaaaaataatttattttttttaaaaatggataaagttaatattagttaatacaaaaattttaaaatggattaaagatgaggttttttaaaaattagaagggAGGAAgatgtatatttataaaatagagtgGAAGAGACACTACCAGAAACACGGTGATTAGCCACGGAAAAAACCGtggctaaaatcaagaaaaaccGTGGCAATCAAGCGTTAGCAACGAATGGGTATCCGTGGCTAACAAGGGCGACGCATTTTCAGTTAGCCACGGTTTTTGGCCTGTTAGCCACGGTTTTGTGATCCGTGGAGACATTTAAATAGCCACGGTTTTCACTATTTTAGCCACGCTCTAAACCGTGGCTAAATGACAATAATATAATCAACAAGTATAATTTTGCCACAATTTTGTCCGTGGCTAATATTGGTGGGCTGGGTTTTTTTGCCACAATTTTTCCCGTGGCTAATGTTAGTGGGTTATTTAGCCATGGTTTTTTCCGTGGCTAatcataaaagataaattaaaaaaaaaatatatatatatatatatatatatatatatatatataataaagatgcTACTTAGTACAAAATTATAtcgtataaaattaaaaaaaaattagccatatCCATATAAGTAGAAttcttattaataaaaatatgaaatttaagtAATAATGTTGAAAAGCAAATATCCTGAAC contains:
- the LOC112695579 gene encoding calmodulin-binding protein 60 B, which produces MRFPQEQEEGNGAKIPIQKSKWGTADHTKQPSISGLRNVINGHNSYVETFLRRVVREEVERIIQEHHLSPRGTVNHNLAGTSGAKPFQLCFINKLPDTIFTLSNIIAEDESPLQIALFDVTSQTIVSEGPLSSIRIEICVLDGEFGSNCSEDWTQGEFNGSILRQRDGKGPLLTGDRFITLKNGIGSVSKLTLTDNSRWLRSRKFRLGAKVVEPTSSGASIKEGSSEPFVVKDNRGESYKKHYPPYLNDDVWRLEKIAKEGKIHKRLSSHGIHTVKDLLQLYTTDPSSLYVKCGSIPIKSWTAIMNHAKTCVINDHKLYSYRATQQPIVLLFNSIYILVGVFDGQNYCSPDALTPKEKNLVETMKQQAYKNVNNLKSVDDTSSLSCFTPVACPRTGQSDVPDQVMAGQEETWLDSTQPCTSSSFIDEEVPSYQVYEDPLPETCEMLQNGYTGGEFFSGMFTEGNSWQLNGLSHIPVVQGGYSADNCSSEIQFTNDCSCSPYTAQWGDQNGYLFGSSDEAEFTSHSTFLNSSGDISNSGKTKAVWFKIGNAIKWVISVKKYAAARKNAELYYCDFKY